A single region of the Salvia splendens isolate huo1 chromosome 18, SspV2, whole genome shotgun sequence genome encodes:
- the LOC121777459 gene encoding BTB/POZ domain and ankyrin repeat-containing protein NPR1-like → MDTSAEPSSSISFTSSSRFSNGSTASNRMHASGVGSDAGLNLEIISLSRLSSNLGQLLSDSGGDFSDAEVVVEESSVGVHRCILAARSNFFRDLFAKDKVVGGKEGKPRYYMANMLPYGKVGYEAFVIFLSYLYTGKLRASPSEVSTCVDSLCAHDACRPGIDFAVELMYASTIFQVSELVSLFQRRLVNLVGKAVVEDVIPILTVAFHCQLSQLLTVCAHRVALSDLETIFIEKVVPSSVAEEIKLLRLKFQSEQENQAPPVDPMLEKHIKRIHKALDSDDIELVRLLLTESDVTLDEACALHYSAAFCDPKIVSEVLSLGLADVNLRNSRGYTVLHVAARRKEPSIIVSLLTKGASAAEPTFDGQSAVSICRRLTRPKEYQMKREKGQEANKDRICIDVLEREMRRNPTAGHASFLSLAMADDLHMKLLYLEDRVAFARMFFPTEAKLAMEIAYAESTSDLAGLLASRGSSGNLMEVDLNETPVSQNKRLISKIETLSRTVELGRRYFPNCSQVLDKFMEDDLPDALYLETGTPEEQKMKRTRFMELKDEVHRAFSKDKAKLHRSGFSSSSSSFKDSISHKIYKI, encoded by the exons ATGGATACCTCTGCAGAGCCATCATCTTCAATCAGCTTCACCTCCTCCTCCCGTTTCTCGAATGGATCGACCGCGAGCAACAGAATGCACGCCTCTGGTGTTGGATCGGATGCAGGGCTGAATCTCGAAATCATCAGCTTGAGCAGGCTGAGTAGCAATTTGGGGCAGCTGTTGTCGGATTCCGGTGGCGACTTCAGTGATGCGGAGGTTGTGGTGGAAGAGAGTAGCGTGGGCGTGCACCGGTGCATCTTGGCTGCCCGGAGCAACTTTTTCCGTGACTTGTTTGCCAAGGATAAGGTTGTCGGTGGGAAGGAGGGAAAGCCGAGGTATTACATGGCGAATATGTTGCCGTATGGCAAGGTTGGATACGAGGCGTTTGTGATCTTCTTGAGCTACTTGTACACGGGGAAGCTTAGGGCGTCCCCTTCGGAGGTGTCTACGTGCGTGGATAGTTTGTGTGCTCACGATGCCTGCAGGCCCGGGATCGACTTTGCTGTGGAGTTGATGTATGCATCCACCATTTTTCAAGTCTCCGAGCTTGTTTCTCTTTTTCAG CGTCGCCTTGTTAATTTGGTTGGGAAGGCTGTTGTAGAGGATGTCATCCCGATTCTCACAGTCGCGTTCCATTGTCAATTGAGCCAGCTCCTCACTGTGTGCGCCCACAGAGTAGCTCTGTCGGATCTTGAGACGATCTTCATTGAGAAGGTCGTCCCGTCTAGTGTTGCAGAGGAAATTAAATTACTTCGTCTCAAATTCCAATCAGAGCAAGAAAATCAAGCGCCTCCCGTGGATCCTATGCTCGAGAAGCACATCAAGAGAATACACAAGGCGTTGGACTCGGATGATATTGAGCTCGTGAGGCTTCTCCTGACCGAGTCTGATGTAACCCTGGACGAGGCCTGTGCCCTGCATTACTCCGCTGCATTTTGTGACCCCAAGATAGTTTCGGAGGTGCTTAGTCTAGGTCTAGCCGACGTCAATTTGAGGAATTCACGGGGCTACACGGTGCTCCACGTTGCTGCTAGGCGGAAGGAGCCGTCAATTATAGTGTCGCTTCTGACCAAAGGAGCGTCTGCAGCAGAGCCGACGTTTGATGGGCAGAGCGCAGTTAGTATCTGCAGGAGGCTGACGAGGCCGAAGGAGTATCAGATGAAACGAGAGAAAGGGCAGGAGGCGAACAAGGACCGGATATGCATCGACGTGTTGGAGAGAGAGATGCGGAGGAATCCAACCGCAGGGCACGCATCTTTCTTGTCCCTCGCGATGGCTGATGATCTGCACATGAAATTGCTATACTTGGAAGATAGAG TGGCGTTTGCTCGGATGTTCTTCCCTACTGAAGCGAAGCTGGCTATGGAAATCGCGTATGCTGAGTCGACGTCGGACCTTGCTGGTCTTCTCGCATCTAGAGGTTCGAGCGGGAACTTGATGGAGGTGGACTTGAACGAGACGCCCGTCTCCCAGAATAAACGGCtcatttcaaaaatagaaaccCTATCTAGAACAG TTGAGTTGGGACGGAGATACTTCCCGAATTGCTCGCAGGTGCTGGACAAGTTCATGGAAGACGACTTGCCTGATGCGCTCTACCTTGAGACGGGCACCCCGGAAGAGCAGAAGATGAAACGGACGCGCTTCATGGAGCTCAAAGACGAGGTTCATCGAGCGTTCAGCAAGGACAAAGCGAAGCTCCATCGCTCCGGGTTTTCGTCGTCGTCTTCCTCCTTCAAAGACAGCATATctcacaaaatatataaaatttga
- the LOC121777454 gene encoding probable E3 ubiquitin-protein ligase ARI11, whose protein sequence is MTMEEKGVSEASELRVEEDEDDFKSCCEDEDELDLKDKEDNVKVDLDENVVRIYFKGVSVACPGDSGTRMSGIGVVMDRPGCSAPVRIQKKLDFYVDEPVAECLALLDGLSEAIQHEAKRVFAFTDSEILHSQVVESPLLVALRQRIMEQACNLEAFVLKLVPTTDLENALGLARVAVGIVSSCGGNVEESMESCSICCEEKLSSMMLSFKCSHEFCSHCMKTYVEGKVRCGRVPIRCPESGCKYCISASECKLFLPVASYESLERALGEANVLSSNKMYCPYPNCSVLLDPRDCLSSSQSDNSCVECPVCQGFVCVDCEVAWHSSLTCEEYQSLPLEERDASDSTLLRPARSTRRRCCERCRTMIELTHGRNHMRCWCGHEFCYSCGEDYGDGNRTCQCAFWEDDFAEGMAAYPSQQLEQWAWDSFEPLPMAMGAYSDQERSQLALIQRFLAGGFSLGDEDPHQALPQCTDSYADTMKDLRQLPWLERFVSVISDDFYEDYIQ, encoded by the exons ATGACAATGGAGGAAAAAGGAGTGAGTGAAGCATCAGAGCTGAGGGTGGAAGAAGACGAAGATGACTTCAAGAGCTGCTGCGAAGACGAGGATGAATTGGATTTGAAGGATAAGGAAGACAACGTGAAGGTGGATTTAGATGAAAATGTAGTTAGGATATATTTTAAGGGTGTGTCTGTTGCCTGCCCTGGTGATTCGGGCACTAGGATGTCGGGAATCGGGGTGGTTATGGATAGGCCAGGGTGTTCAGCCCCGGTTCGGATCCAGAAGAAGCTCGATTTCTACGTTGATGAGCCGGTTGCAGAGTGTTTGGCATTGCTGGATGGTTTGTCCGAGGCTATACAGCACGAGGCGAAGCGCGTTTTCGCCTTCACAGATTCTGAAATCTTGCATAGTCAG GTTGTTGAGAGTCCTCTTTTGGTGGCATTGAGGCAAAGGATCATGGAACAAGCATGTAATCTCGAGGCGTTTGTGTTAAAACTCGTCCCGACTACTGATCTAGAGAACGCGTTAGGTTTAGCCCGAGTTGCTGTTGGTATAGTCTCCTCTTGTGGTGGTAACGTTGAGGAGTCAATGGAGAGCTGTTCGATTTGTTGTGAGGAGAAGCTCTCGTCGATGATGCTCTCGTTCAAATGCTCCCACGAGTTCTGTTCCCACTGTATGAAAACGTACGTCGAGGGTAAAGTGCGTTGCGGTCGAGTGCCAATCAGATGCCCTGAATCGGGATGCAAGTATTGTATCTCGGCTTCCGAGTGCAAACTGTTTCTCCCTGTTGCCTCGTACGAGTCTCTGGAGAGAGCCCTCGGAGAAGCAAATGTGTTGAGCTCGAACAAGATGTATTGCCCGTATCCTAATTGCTCGGTGCTGCTTGATCCCCGCGATTGCTTGTCATCGAGCCAGTCGGACAACAGCTGCGTGGAGTGTCCTGTCTGTCAAGGGTTCGTCTGCGTTGACTGTGAGGTCGCGTGGCATTCCTCCTTGACCTGCGAGGAGTACCAAAGCCTCCCGTTGGAGGAGAGGGACGCGTCCGATTCGACCTTGCTTCGTCCGGCTCGGAGCACGAGGCGCAGATGCTGCGAGCGTTGCAGGACAATGATCGAGCTAACTCACGGTCGCAACCACATGAGATGCTG GTGCGGTCATGAGTTCTGCTACTCGTGCGGGGAGGACTACGGGGATGGGAATCGGACGTGCCAGTGCGCTTTTTGGGAGGACGACTTCGCGGAAGGGATGGCCGCGTACCCTTCCCAGCAGCTGGAGCAGTGGGCGTGGGACTCGTTCGAGCCGCTCCCGATGGCAATGGGCGCGTACTCGGATCAAGAGCGGTCGCAGCTGGCGCTGATTCAGAGGTTCCTCGCCGGGGGGTTCAGCTTGGGCGACGAGGATCCACATCAAGCCCTTCCGCAGTGCACGGACTCGTATGCGGACACGATGAAGGATCTGCGTCAGCTGCCTTGGCTCGAGAGGTTCGTCTCGGTTATAAGCGACGACTTCTACGAAGACTACATACAATGA